The Candidatus Mycosynbacter amalyticus genome contains the following window.
ACCCTGCCTTTGCTTATTCTTAGGTTTTTTCTTGTTGATGACACGGAGGCGGCCTTTACGGCGTACCAACTGGTCATCTGGGCTGATTTTTTTCACACTCGCACGAACTTTCATGAGCGTCTACAAAAACTCCCTTTCCTTAAATTTGATGCGTATTGGAGGCTTCCCTACGCGGCTGTGCGCACAGGTTCATCTCGCAGTCGGAAGCTGATACGGCCCTGTGTGAGATCATACGGGGTCATCTCTACTTCCACTCTATCGCCTGGTACCAGACGGATATAATGCTTGCGCATCTTGCCGCTGATGTGAGCGATAATTGTATGGCCATTCTCAAGTTCTACCTTGAATTTAGTACCAGGCAGTGCTTCCACTACCTTTCCTGTCATCTTAATTACTTCCTTTTGACTCGCCATAAATTACAATCCTAGATTATACAGTAAATTTTCGTAAGAGTAAAGCACTTTTAGAGCACTCCGCGTGAGGCACTCGATGCACGCGTTATAAACTTGTATTTATTGTAGCAAAATGTAAGCGTAGGTCAAGGCGTACCGCCTTCTATTAGAAATGATTATATTATTCATAGATGAGTTTGGAGGGCACACTCAACTCAAATTCAATTATTCTACTATAATTTTTATATTTACAATAGTAGGGTTAACACAGCTAATTATTAACAATTGGATTCGCTTACTCTACCGCAACGGCACGAATAGTAATACGCTTATCATATGTTTGCTGCGCGGGGATCCAGTTGCCAGTACAACTGATAAGATTGAGACCTTCTGCTATATCACTAGCCGACTCGGACATGCGTTTCATGCCGCCGTTATTGAGATCGTCAAGTGTCAGAGTCTTGACCTCTTGTACTTCGTAAGTAAACTTCTGGCCATCACCGCGCTCTACGGTAATCTCGTCGCCTTCTTTCATATCCGGCAGCTTCTCGAACACCCCGCCTTTTGTAGGGCCGCCGTTATGCCCGTCGAGCAGCAATGCGCTACTGCCGCTGCCCGGAGTAGCGGATTTGGTGTACCAACCCACGTCGTGAATGTTATGCGGTGTATCGAGCTCGCCATTTGCTTTTGTACCTACCGACAAGACCCTCGCTTTGTCGATACCGAGCGACGGGATTGATATATAACGCGGCTGATTTGGCGCAACCTTGTGACCCTCTGTCTGTACTGTAGTGACATCTGCTTCGTCGACTTCTGGATTTGCCGCAGCCAGGGCGACTGGCACAGGTGGCTGCTCACCTGTCGTGTAGTAGCGATAGCCATACCATGCACAAGCAGCCACTAGCGCTGCGCCGAGTAAGATAGAGAGCCATAGTCCGAAATGCGATTCGCTTTTTTGTTCGATACGCAGTCCAGTTACCATATACCCTCCCGTTTTTTCGTATTAATGGTGTGTTTATTTGTAGTCGTCGTAGGTAACCATGAGCGCGCGACTGTTGATCTGGCGCAGGCTTTCGAGTGCGACTGTGACGATGATGAGCAGTCCCGTACCGCCGATTGCAAGATTTGCGTTGGATATACCTGTGAAATTATACAGCAGATACTCTACCGCAAACGGCGTGATAGCAATGAGGCCAAGCACGAGCGAGCCGAAGAGCACAAGGCGATTGACTACCTTATTCAGATACTTCTCTGTCTGCAGGCCAGGTCGCACACCTTCGATGAACGCACCTTGCTTTTGCAGGTTTTCGGCAATCTCGTTGCTGTTGAACACAATACCCGTGTAGAAATACGTGAATAGGATGACAAGCAGGAAGTACAGTGTTGGGTAGATAAACGCCTCAGCGGATGCACCTGTGAATTGACCTGGGTTTGGAGCTTGGAACCAAGTGATAAGCTTGTCGGCTGTTTCGGTATACGCTGGATTACCAGTAGATTTAAGGACCTGCCCCACAAACGCCGGTAGGCTGAGGAATGCAACTGCGAAGATGACAGGAATCACGCCCGCAGCAATCATCTTGATAGGCAGCACACTTTTGATACCTCCATAGCTGCTGTTACCTTGTACACGCTTGGCGTAGTTAATCGTGATGACGCGCTGGGCTTCGTTCACCTTCACAAGCAGATATAGCAGTAGCAGCGATGCTGAAAGTAGCGCCAATATGACGTAGAAGATCGTCGGGTTGACCGGCACGGCGAACCATCCAAAAACACTCAGTGTACCCTGAGAGGTATCGATCAATGATGTCCACAGCGTAGACAGTGTCTGTGGCATCTGGCTAATGATACCAGCGAAGATGAGCATACTAATACCATTGCCGATACCCTGCTCGGTAATAAGCTCACCCAGCCACATCAGCAACATAGACCCAGCAGTCATAGCGCTCACCGCCACTATCCAATCCGTAATAGAGGCAGCACCAAGCGTAGTAGTGTTGCCCGCTAGGACAGACTGTCGAAGAATGTAGATGAAGGCAATCGATTGTATGATCGCAAGTGGTAATGTCAAAAGACGTGTCCACTGATTGATCTTGCGGCGACCAGATTCACCGTCCTTGTGAAGTTCCTCAAGCTTTGGCACTGCCTTTGTAAGCAACTGAGTAATGATACTCGCGGTAATGAATGGACTCAGACCAACCAGCACGATCGAGAGCTGGCTGAGTGCACCACCAGACAGTAGATTCAGGAAGCCTCCGAAGTCGCTTGCAGACAAGAAGCTCGAGATCACGTCTTTGAGCTTACTCGGCTCTGCCAGTGGCACTGGAATATGTGCGAGGAATCGATACACGGCGATAAGGCCAAGTACGATCAGGAAACGCTTCTGCATATCCTTGTTTTTTAGTGATTTGAAAATGTTTTTCCAGTTCATTGTATGTAATCTCTACCCTTTATATTCAGTCTCTATTCGCCACACTTGTTACTCCCAGGGCGTATTCTAGAGCCATTATACAACAAAAACCTCCTAGCTGCTATGGAACTTGTAGTGTAAATTACGATTCGCACAACTTTTCAACCTCTTGCAAAATTTCTGACTCGAGATCCTCCGTTGTATCAACAACAATAATTCCACGGTCTCTACAGAGGCTTCTTATGTAGCTCTCACTACCTCCACCCATTTTTTCGTAGTTTTGATCAAAGCCTACCACTATCGGGATCGACATGTCGTACGTTCGCCAGCCTATCGCCCCACCAAGCTCAATGCGGCTAGTCTGCGCATATGCACGACTGGTTTTATAGGGAATAGAAGCATCTTGCGCAGCCCACCAAAATGCGGTCACGCCTAATTGTCTCGTATAATCTCTTGTCGTAAACTCCCAGAGTTTCTGCTCATCAGCATCAAACTTCTTTTGGTCATCTTCGGTTCTTCGTGGAGACATGACAACAATGTCATCTCTTGCGCCTAGCAGTTGACGCGCAAGCGGTGTTTGCCAATCCGATGCTCCCTGTACAGGACCGGCGAGGAATACTGACGGCTTGTTATCATGAATATCTGGGTAGTGCGGAGGAGTATACAATCTCTCTATCATAAGTAAATGGTAGCAAAGAAGCCTGTATTACACAGGCTTCTTTTTGTCAGCTACTGACTATTTCTCGGCTTTTTCTGCAGCCTTAGCAGACTGTTTGATCGGTGTCGGTACTTTTTCAAATGTACCACCAGCCTTGGTGATAGCTGCCTGTACGCTCGCAGATGCAGCCTGCACCTTGAGCGTTACCTTTTCTGTCAGCTCACCACGAGCAATTACCTTTACAGTGTGAAAAGGTGTCGCTACGTAGCCCGCCTCAAACAGAGTCATGTTATCGGCAGTTTTACCCTTGAACGCGTTGAGGTGATCAAGGTAGACGACTTGTGCAGGAGCCTTGAAGCTCTTGAAGCCACGGTTTTTTGGTGCGCGCTGCGCCAGTGGGCCTGAGCCACCCTGGAACATAGCGTTGAGCTTCTTGCCTGTACGAGCCTTCTGACCCTTTGTACCACGACCAGCAGTTTTACCACCGCCAGCAGAGATACCTCGGCCGACTCGCTTCTTTGTCTTATTGGCAGAAACGTTGAGTTCGTTGTACTTAGTCATTATTTAGTCTCCTCTTTGTCTGCTTTTTTAGCAGCCTTTTTTGGAGCGTTCAGCCACTGGTCTCGGGGAACAAGTGTCTTGAGCGCATCGATAGTTGCGTAGGCGATGTTGACCTTGTTGGTGCTGCCCAGGCTCTTCGAGAGCAAGTTACGTACACCAGTTACACCAATTACCTGTCGCACTACACCACCGGCGATAATGCCGGTACCAGGTGCAGCTGGCTTGATGAGGACTTGTGCGCCACTTACCTTCACTTCTGCATCATGTGGAATCGTCTCATTTGCGATAGGCACAGTGATGAGATTTTTCTTTGCTACATCAGTTGCTTTTGCGATAGCAGTCTGGACATCTTGTCCTTTACTCACGCCAACGCCGACCTTGTCTTTGCGGTTACCCACTACGACAAGCGCCTTGAAGCGGAAGCGACGGCCGCCTTTGACCACACGGGCCACGCGGTCGATGTTGATCACTACTTCTTCAAATTCTTTCGGCGCAGCATCGGCTGCGTTTCGTCGGTCATCGCGACGACCACCACGCTGAGGACCGCGACCGCGGTTGTCTGAGCGAGGGGTAGTAGTTGCTGGTGCTTGTGCGTCAGCCATACTAGAACTCCAATCCTTCTTTACGTGCAGCGTCGGCGAGTGCGCTGAGGCGACCAGCGTACTGGCGGCCATTGCGATCGAACACAACTGCGGTTACTTTAGCTTTCTTTGCTTTTTTGGCAATGTCTGTACCAACTTTTGCTGCTAGTTCAGTTTTGCTACCGGTTGCTTTGGCGCCGACGGTTGTCGCAGCAGCAAGCGTATGACCCGCAACGTCGTCGATCAGCTGTGCGCTTACGTGCACATTGCTGATAGTAACAGTGAGGCGTGGACGTTCAGCGGTGCCGGTAACCTTGGCGCGGACACGGCCTTTACGAAGTGACTTGTTCAGTGCTTTTTTAGCGAGATCTGCCATGATTACTTACCAGCCTTTCCTGCTTTTCGAAGGATCACTTCGTCGACATATTTAATACCCTTGCCCTTGTACGGCTCAGGCTTCTTAAGAGCACGGATTTCCGCAGCGACCTGACCAACTTGCTGTTTGTCGATGCCGCTCACGCTGATCACCATCTTGTCATTTGATACCGTCACGCCCGCTGGTGCAGTGTATTTGACGGGGTGGCTAAAGCCGAGACTCATTTCGAGCGTGTTGCCCTGTGTAGCTACGCGGAAGCCGACACCGTTGACTTCGAGTTTTTTCTCGAAACCTTTTGTCACGCCTACTACAGCGTTGTTGAGAAGTGCGCGCTGCAAACCGTGCTGGGCACGAGCGACACGCTCTTCGTTGTTACGGGTTACGGTAGCAACACCATCTTCAACAGTCACGGTTACGTCGCTCAGATGTGGTACGGTCAGCTCGCCTTTGCTAGCTGTGACCTTGATCACTTCTGAGTCGACCGTGATTGTCACGCCTGATGGAATCTCAATTGGTAGTTTTCCGATTCGACTCATACTTACCTTTCGTTATGGCAAGCGAAATGTTTGTTTCTGGGCTGACATATCCTTGAGGATATGAGCGCAAAATCTCCCGATTTCACTCGCAAATTATTATCTAGGTAATTGTAGCATAGATACAAGGTTACGTAAAGACCGTGCGGCAGTCTTGCTGGCGTATCGGAATAGGCCTGGTTCTCAGCTACGGCTACGAGATTGCAGCCGGTAGAATGGTTGCTAGCCTAGAGGGCGAGAAAGAAATTCCGTACATCGGCGGCTTCGACTGGGTCGACATCGTCGCCTACACAATCGGAGCTGTGCTCGCTATCGGACTGTGCCAGCCTCTATACAAAGCTGAGCTCGAGCTTGCTGCTCGAAAGGATGAAGCCGTTCGAGCAGAAAAAGCACGAATCCGTGAACTACGCAGTGAGCGGAAGAAAGCTACGATTACGGCCGGGGCAAGAAGCAAGCACGGCCGCAAACGAAGTCGCAAGCGGCAGTAAAGGCTGTAGCGTGAAGGTACTAGGGGCACGAAAGTGCTCCTTTTACCTTCTCTGAAGGCAATAATTATATCTAGTAACGTGACAATTCTCACAGACAAATCCCATAACCGGGTCTAAATTCAAGATGGTAAGTATAGCAAAACGAGGGCTATGATGACAGCTGCGCACAGAGAAGAGATGAAAGATCTCGAAGAAGGCTAGTTCTCGAACATTAGTCGCATAACAAAATCTCCCTCACTATTGAGGGAGATTTTGTGAATTAGCGAGTAATTCTAGTATACCTTGAGCAGGAGTTCACCGCCGAGGCGAGCTTTGACAGCTTCTTGGCCAGTGATCACACCTTGCGATGTACTCACCAGAACGATACCGCGGCCAGATTTGACGCGTGGAATCTCGTCGGCTTTCACATAGACACGACGACCAGGCTTGCTGAGGCGTGTAATCTCGTTGATAGTGCTGTTTTCACCGGCTTTGTTGATAGTGATAACAAGTGTGTCACGTGGTTTGCCAGCTTCACGTTTGACGTCTGCGAGGTAGCCGCTTTTGGCCAGCTTCTTCGCGATGACTTCTTTCATGTTGCTTGCAGGTACGCGGACTTCTGTTTTGCCAACCATTTTCGCGTTACGAATGCGAGTCAAGAGGTCGGCGATTGGATCTGTAGTTTGCATAGACATATCTGTTCTCCTTCCCTCTTACCAACTACTCTTTCGCACACCAGGAATCTTACCTTTTGAGGCAAGCTCGCGGAAATTGATACGGTTGAGACCGAATCGGCGCATGTAGGCGTGCGGACGGCCACTCAGTACATCGCGGTTTTTCCAGCGAGTTGGGCTACTGTTTTTTGGCAGTTTCTGAAGACC
Protein-coding sequences here:
- the rpsE gene encoding 30S ribosomal protein S5, with the protein product MADAQAPATTTPRSDNRGRGPQRGGRRDDRRNAADAAPKEFEEVVINIDRVARVVKGGRRFRFKALVVVGNRKDKVGVGVSKGQDVQTAIAKATDVAKKNLITVPIANETIPHDAEVKVSGAQVLIKPAAPGTGIIAGGVVRQVIGVTGVRNLLSKSLGSTNKVNIAYATIDALKTLVPRDQWLNAPKKAAKKADKEETK
- the rpsN gene encoding 30S ribosomal protein S14; the encoded protein is MAKKSAVARDEKRKKMIQKYAAKRVELKEMGDQDGLQKLPKNSSPTRWKNRDVLSGRPHAYMRRFGLNRINFRELASKGKIPGVRKSSW
- the rplF gene encoding 50S ribosomal protein L6 encodes the protein MSRIGKLPIEIPSGVTITVDSEVIKVTASKGELTVPHLSDVTVTVEDGVATVTRNNEERVARAQHGLQRALLNNAVVGVTKGFEKKLEVNGVGFRVATQGNTLEMSLGFSHPVKYTAPAGVTVSNDKMVISVSGIDKQQVGQVAAEIRALKKPEPYKGKGIKYVDEVILRKAGKAGK
- the rpmJ gene encoding 50S ribosomal protein L36 produces the protein MKVRASVKKISPDDQLVRRKGRLRVINKKKPKNKQRQG
- the secY gene encoding preprotein translocase subunit SecY — its product is MQKRFLIVLGLIAVYRFLAHIPVPLAEPSKLKDVISSFLSASDFGGFLNLLSGGALSQLSIVLVGLSPFITASIITQLLTKAVPKLEELHKDGESGRRKINQWTRLLTLPLAIIQSIAFIYILRQSVLAGNTTTLGAASITDWIVAVSAMTAGSMLLMWLGELITEQGIGNGISMLIFAGIISQMPQTLSTLWTSLIDTSQGTLSVFGWFAVPVNPTIFYVILALLSASLLLLYLLVKVNEAQRVITINYAKRVQGNSSYGGIKSVLPIKMIAAGVIPVIFAVAFLSLPAFVGQVLKSTGNPAYTETADKLITWFQAPNPGQFTGASAEAFIYPTLYFLLVILFTYFYTGIVFNSNEIAENLQKQGAFIEGVRPGLQTEKYLNKVVNRLVLFGSLVLGLIAITPFAVEYLLYNFTGISNANLAIGGTGLLIIVTVALESLRQINSRALMVTYDDYK
- the infA gene encoding translation initiation factor IF-1, producing MASQKEVIKMTGKVVEALPGTKFKVELENGHTIIAHISGKMRKHYIRLVPGDRVEVEMTPYDLTQGRISFRLRDEPVRTAA
- a CDS encoding nucleoside 2-deoxyribosyltransferase domain-containing protein — encoded protein: MIERLYTPPHYPDIHDNKPSVFLAGPVQGASDWQTPLARQLLGARDDIVVMSPRRTEDDQKKFDADEQKLWEFTTRDYTRQLGVTAFWWAAQDASIPYKTSRAYAQTSRIELGGAIGWRTYDMSIPIVVGFDQNYEKMGGGSESYIRSLCRDRGIIVVDTTEDLESEILQEVEKLCES
- the rpsH gene encoding 30S ribosomal protein S8, translating into MSMQTTDPIADLLTRIRNAKMVGKTEVRVPASNMKEVIAKKLAKSGYLADVKREAGKPRDTLVITINKAGENSTINEITRLSKPGRRVYVKADEIPRVKSGRGIVLVSTSQGVITGQEAVKARLGGELLLKVY
- the rplR gene encoding 50S ribosomal protein L18 translates to MADLAKKALNKSLRKGRVRAKVTGTAERPRLTVTISNVHVSAQLIDDVAGHTLAAATTVGAKATGSKTELAAKVGTDIAKKAKKAKVTAVVFDRNGRQYAGRLSALADAARKEGLEF
- a CDS encoding class F sortase, whose product is MVTGLRIEQKSESHFGLWLSILLGAALVAACAWYGYRYYTTGEQPPVPVALAAANPEVDEADVTTVQTEGHKVAPNQPRYISIPSLGIDKARVLSVGTKANGELDTPHNIHDVGWYTKSATPGSGSSALLLDGHNGGPTKGGVFEKLPDMKEGDEITVERGDGQKFTYEVQEVKTLTLDDLNNGGMKRMSESASDIAEGLNLISCTGNWIPAQQTYDKRITIRAVAVE
- the rplO gene encoding 50S ribosomal protein L15: MTKYNELNVSANKTKKRVGRGISAGGGKTAGRGTKGQKARTGKKLNAMFQGGSGPLAQRAPKNRGFKSFKAPAQVVYLDHLNAFKGKTADNMTLFEAGYVATPFHTVKVIARGELTEKVTLKVQAASASVQAAITKAGGTFEKVPTPIKQSAKAAEKAEK